In one window of Bemisia tabaci chromosome 6, PGI_BMITA_v3 DNA:
- the chn gene encoding uncharacterized protein chn encodes MAQVGMDYYEDMFKEITKKFYGEDDLESTETFRMMQNFDGIEAFSLAALMQGSLPSTSLITTPGLLEASIEAEENKWVLSDEVLPWTTSKIASYNAAQKLFRCNECESISFLSRIAEHWLGTHANLRVFQCLQCPYASAWARCVRMHLARQHNVCIEQNTDSSQTLWKENPVLEEVTKYLQRLKQKVEGDGPTIHATAVEAQPVKTEVQAPVLKIQNSHPSDQSIQTVQLVQAVQVPHTQLIKQDSVQTMVAPVKQEVNQMVTSQSKMQNHEVSIGTTPQKRYNCTFCPYATDRRDLYTRHENIHKEEKPFQCYICTKQFNRADHVKKHFLRMHREHPYDINRIRREVSKSSGSQTQYFPKPEATQISLQIPISQLSQLHTVTDIQHVLNNGLAIPTSIGLEKTKLQVQRPKRPGEKRYTCCYCSWSGVDNWCLKRHLNTHTKPFSCGLCEYKAARAERLATHVHKVHNKRACGRCSFLADDQAQLMVHQQQQHHPITERYHFWKNLNLSPSLDDCPTEDSSSGCQKVLTRNGPPDLIPILHHPKSSTNGHDMFDGFSNIDHFSNSGSSNEVTLKCNHCSFSTATVSEIASHNCAFKNHYSQSNSTSPESFSREDFMPVQTILEEVSDSNQSEVNSVGAFNFKLKKRKPTHKIEGFMSDQTGDKNNNKVYRTLARQLKKKLESKPGEYPERSKIVRLSSILCKKIDRSCPQQKFRVMISGKKFCINFKAHLSGKLRCPDCQRVNKYCRVYQNPARLLLHGFVAHEKYLRVL; translated from the exons ATGGCTCAGGTCGGTATGGACTACTACGAAGACATGTTCAAAGAGATAACGAAAAAGTTTTATGGTGAGGACGACCTGGAATCCACCGAGACGTTTCGTATGATGCAGAATTTTGATGGGATCGAAGCGTTTAGTCTAGCTGCTCTAATGCAGGGTAGCCTTCCTTCCACAAGTCTGATTACAACTCCAGGCCTCCTTGAAGCCTCAATTGAGGCGGAGGAGAACAAATGGGTTCTTAGCGATGAGGTACTGCCTTGGACCACCTCTAAAATTGCCAGTTACAACGCTGCCCAAAAACTGTTTCGGTGCAATGAATGCGAAAGTATCAGCTTTTTGTCACGCATTGCCGAGCACTGGCTTGGAACACACGCCAACTTACGGGTATTTCAATGCCTGCAGTGCCCCTATGCCAGCGCTTGGGCGCGCTGTGTACGCATGCATCTTGCGCGACAACATAATGTCTGCATAGAGCAGAATACAGATTCATCGCAGACCCTTTGGAAAGAGAATCCAGTTTTGGAGGAGGTGACCAAGTATTTGCAAAGACTAAAACAAAAAGTGGAAGGCGATGGACCCACAATTCACGCCACTGCTGTTGAGGCGCAACCCGTCAAGACAGAGGTCCAGGCTCCGGtgctaaaaattcagaattccCACCCATCAGATCAGTCCATTCAAACTGTCCAGCTGGTACAAGCAGTGCAGGTTCCACATACACAGCTTATCAAACAAGACTCTGTTCAAACAATGGTTGCACCGGTCAAACAAGAGGTGAATCAAATGGTTACATCACAGTCGAAAATGCAGAATCATGAAGTTTCAATCGGAACGACCCCTCAGAAACGGTACAATTGCACGTTTTGTCCATATGCAACAGACAGAAGAGACTTGTACACTCGGCATGAAAATATCCATAAAGAAGAGAAACCATTCCAGTGTTACATTTGTACAAAGCAATTTAACAGGGCAGACCATgtcaagaaacattttttgcgTATGCATAGAGAGCATCCATATGATATAAACAGGATTCGGCGAGAG GTGTCAAAATCAAGTGGTTCGCAAACCCAGTATTTTCCCAAACCTGAGGCGACTCAAATAAGTTTGCAAATCCCCATCTCTCAGCTGTCACAGCTTCATACCGTCACAGACATTCAACATGTTTTGAATAATGGCCTTGCAATACCCACTTCCATTGGTTTAGAAAAGACGAAGCTTCAAGTTCAGCGACCGAAACGACCCGGTGAAAAACGCTACACATGCTGTTACTGCTCATGGTCTGGTGTGGACAATTGGTGTTTGAAACGCCACCTCAACACTCACACGAAGCCTTTCAGTTGCGGTCTCTGTGAGTACAAAGCAGCTCGTGCCGAGCGTCTGGCAACCCATGTTCATAAAGTCCATAACAAACGAGCTTGTGGGCGATGTAGTTTCCTGGCTGATGATCAAGCACAGTTGATGGTCCATCAGCAACAGCAACATCA CCCCATAACTGAAAGATATCACTTCTGGAAGAATTTGAACCTCAGCCCCTCTCTTGACGATTGCCCAACAGAAGATTCTAGTTCAGGCTGTCAGAAAGTATTAACTCG TAATGGTCCACCTGACTTGATCCCAATACTTCATCACCCAAAATCATCAACAAACGGCCATGACATGTTCGATGGTTTCAGCAATATTGACCATTTCTCAAATAGCGGAAGTTCTAATGAAGTTACTCTGAAGTGCAACCATTGCAGCTTTTCTACAGCTACAGTCTCAGAAATCGCCTCTCATAATTGTGCTTTTAAGAATCATTACTCACAAAGCAACAGTACATCTCCGGAATCTTTCAGTAGAGAGGATTTTATGCCTGTTCAAACCATTCTAGAGGAGGTATCTGATTCTAATCAATCTGAAGTAAATTCAGTcggtgccttcaattttaaactaaagaaaagaaaacctaCCCATAAAATTGAAGGTTTCATGAGTGATCAGACTggagataaaaataataataaagttTATCGAACCTTAGCGAgacaactgaaaaaaaaacttgaatccAAGCCAGGTGAATATCCTGAACGCTCAAAAATTGTTAGATTATCTTCCATACTGtgcaaaaaaattgacagatcCTGTCCTCAACAAAAGTTTAGGGTAATGATAAGTGGTAAAAAATTCTGCATTAATTTTAAAGCTCATCTTAGTGGTAAATTAAGATGCCCTGATTGTCAAAGAGTGAATAAATACTGTCGAGTATATCAAAACCCTGCTCGCCTTTTACTACACGGTTTTGTAGCTCATGAAAAATACTTAAGAGTATTATAA